The segment GCGGCTCTTTCCGGGCATGCGGGTCAAGTACGTCTCGACCGAGGAGTTCACGAACGACTTCATCAACTCCCTGCGCGACGACCGCCGCGTCGCCTTCAAACGGCGCTACCGCGACATCGACATGCTCCTGATCGACGACATCCAGTTCTTGGAGGGCAAGGAAGGCATCCAGGAGGAGTTCTTCCATACCTTCAACACGCTGCACAACGCGAACAAGCAGATCGTCGTCTCGTCCGACCGTCCGCCCAAGCAGCTCGCCACCCTTGAGGACCGGCTCCGGACCCGATTCGAGTGGGGCCTGATCACCGACGTCCAGCCTCCCGACCTCGAGACGCGCATCGCCATCCTTCGTAAGAAGGCGCAGATGGACAAGATGGACGTCCCCGACTCGGTGCTGGAACTCATCGCCTCGAAGATCGAGCGGAACATCCGCGAGCTGGAAGGCGCCCTGATCCGCGTCAACGCATTCGCGTCGCTGAATCAGACGCAGATGGACGCGTCGATGGCCGAAGTGGTGATGAAGGCGCTCATCCCGGACTCCGGTCCCATGGACATCAGTGCGGCCAGCATCGTCGCGGTCACCGCAGACTTCTACGACCTGTCCGTCGAGGATCTCTGCGGACCGAGCAAGGTGCGCGCGCTGACTCTGCCCCGTCAGATCTCCATGTACCTGTGCCGCGAGCTGACCGATCTGTCGCTGCCGAAGATCGGGGAGACGTTCGACCGCGACCACAGCACCGTGATCCACGCCGATCGCAAGATCCGCAAGCAGATGCACGAGAACCGCAACATCTACGACCAGGTTCAGGAGTTGACCGCGAAGATCAAGCAGCGCGCCAACCGCTGACATCGCCTCGACTGCATCGCAGTCGGCTCCGACCCTCAAGTTCTGCCGCAGACTCCGACTCGAGTCTGCGGCAGAACTTTTTGTCGTTCCCGCCCTGCCGATGCGGGCCCGACACCCCGAACAAAACCGCAGGACGCATCCGCGCGTCTCCTGTGGACGGCCTGGGGACAACAGGGGTGATTTCTGTGGACAGGGGGTCCGCGACGGTGGATCGATTTCTCGCATCCACAACCGCACCGATCCATCCACCGATTGCTCCACCCGCGATGCACAGCCGCTCAAACGTCGTGACCAGCGGCGACGGTACGTTGTCCACAGAGTGCACAGGACCTATTACTAAGAATATTTCTCTTTTAAAGAACATCTTTTAAAAGCAGCTGTGTGCATACACAGCCGATCACGACCGCCTCGCGCCGTCGCGCGGCCGACGGCCGCCCCCGTCGTTCGGCGGATGCCCGGCCGATGCCACGGCCGAGCGGGAAGCGCTCTACAGTGGGACTCGGCGAGCTATCGATCGTCAGCCCTGCTGCATGCCCAGCAGGCCCGGGAACGTCGAGAAGGGGTAACACCACCGATGAAGTTTCGTGTTGTGCGCGACGAGTTCGCCGATGCCGTCGCGTGGGTTGCCCGCAGTCTCCCGTCACGTCCCCCGGTGCCCGTTCTGGGCTGCGTCGTCCTGACGGCCGACGATCTGGGGCTGAAGGTCGCGGGCTTCGACTACGAGGTCTCCGCCACCCAGAGCATCTCCGCCGAGGTCGCCGAGAGCGGCAAGGCGCTGGTCTCGGGCCGACTGCTCGCCGACATCACGAAATCGCTGCCGCACAAGCCAGTCGACGTGACCATCGACGGCGCACGCGTCGCCATCAGCTGCGGCAGCGCGAAGTTCTCCCTGCCCACGATGCCGGTCGAGGACTACCCCGAACTCCCCGAGATCCCGGAGAACACCGGCTCGGTTCCCGCCGATCTCTTCTCGCAGGCCGTCTCGCAGGTCGCGATCGCCGCGGGCAAGGACGACACCCTGCCGATGCTGACCGGTGTCCGCGTCGAGATCGAGGGCGACAAGGTGGTCCTCGCGGCCACCGACCGCTTCCGCCTCGCCGTTCGCGAACTCCAGTGGCTGCCCGCCGAGGCCGGCGCCTCCGGCGCCGCACTGGTTCCGGCCAAGACGCTGTCGGAAGCGGCGAAGTCGGCGGGTGCCGACTCCACCGGCAACGTCGACCTCGCCTTCGGCTCGGGTCACGCGATCGGATCCGAGGGCATGCTCGGCATCACGAACAACGCGAAGAAGACCACCACGCGTCTCCTCGACGCCGAGTTCCCGAAGTTCCGCCAGCTGTTCCCGCCGAACCACACCTCCATCGCGACCATCGAGAGCGCGCCGCTGATCGAATCGATCAAGCGTGTGTCGCTGGTCGCCGAGCGCGGCGCCCAGGTCCGGATGGACTTCACCAGCGATTCGGTCCTGCTGACCGCCGGCGGCGACGAGGCGGGCAAGGCCGAGGAGGAGTTGCCGGTCAACTTCTACGGCGAACCGATCATCATCGCGTTCAACCCCCACTACCTGCTCGACGGTCTGGCCGCCATCGGCGCCGACACCGTGGAGTTCGGCTTCACCAACCCGGAGCCCGACGGTTCGGGCGTCCGTCGCGCAGCGATCCGGCCTGCGGTCCTTCGTCCGTCGTCCGGCGAAGAGCCGTCGGCCGACGAGTCGGGTGCCTACTCGGCCACGCAGAGCGAGTTCAGCTACCTGCTGATGCCGGTTCGCCTGCCGGGCTGACCTGCAGTGTCCTGACCTGCGTTCTTCCGATATCGTCGCGGTGTCGGAGCCGGCGAGACGATGTGGCGAGGTAGAGGTTCGTGTTCGTTCGTGAGCTGAGATTGCACGACTTCCGGTCGTGGCCGAACGCCGAGTTCACCCTGGAGCCGGGCACCACGATCTTCGTCGGGCGGAACGGTTTCGGTAAGACGAACCTGCTGGAGTCGATGTTCTACCTCGCGACCCTGCGGTCGCATCGGGTCTCGGCCGACGCCCCACTGGTCCGGTCGGGCGCGGACGCCGCACGGGTGACGGCGACCGTCGAGAACGACGGCCGCGAGTTGACGGTCGATCTCACGATCGCCTCCCACGGCGCCAACAAGGCCGCGATCAACACCAGGCCCGTGCGTCGCACGCGCGAAGTGCTCGGCATTCTGCGCGCGGTGCTGTTCGCCCCCGAGGATCTGGCGCTGGTCCGCGGCGAACCGGGCGAGCGTCGACGTTTCATCGATGAACTCGTCGCGCAGTTGAGACCGCTCGCTGCAGGTGCGAAAGCCGACTACGACCGCGTGCTGCGCCAACGATCGGCCCTGCTCAAGACCGCGGGGGCGGCGCTGCGCCGCGGCCAGGGCGATTCAGTGATGAGCACGCTCGACGTGTGGGACGACCAGCTCGCCGACCTGGGTGCGCAGGTCACGGCGGCGCGTCTGGCGGTGATCGACCAGTTGGCGCCGTATGTGTCCGAGGCCTACGCCGCCATCGCCCCGCACTCCCGGCCGGCGCACATCTCGTACCGGTCCGCGGCCGGGGAGGAGGTCGACGCCTGCACCGGCGGCGACGATCGGATCGACGCCATCCGCGACGTGCTGTCGCGACGCCTCGTCGAAGTGCGGGACAAGGAGATCGACAGGGGGATGTGCCTGGTGGGTCCGCACCGCGACGACCTCTACCTGGGGCTCGGCGACGAGCCCGCCAAGGGGTTCGCGAGCCACGGCGAGAGTTGGTCGTTCGCCCTGTCGCTGAGGCTCGGCAGCGTGGAGCTGCTGCGCGCGGACGGGGTGGAGCCGGTCATCATGCTCGACGACGTCTTCGCCGAGCTCGACGTGACGCGCCGCAGGCTGCTGGCGGAGTTCACCGCCTCGGCCGATCAGCTGCTGATCACGGCGGCGGTGGCCGAGGACATTCCGGAGTCGATCGTCGGGCGGCGCATTTCTGTCGGAGTCTCGGAGGATGATGGAACCAGGCGGTCGCTGGTGGTCGACGACGAGCGGATCGGCGGCTGCGATCACACAGACGGCAGCGAGCACACAGACGAGGGCGAGCTGACCGCCACGGAAGGAGATGGCGATGACTGATCCCGATGCCACGTCCCCGCAGGGGCTCTCCGGGTACGACCTCGCCCGTCAGGCGCTCGAAGAGGCGCGCGCCGCGGCCCGAGCCCAAGGCAAGTCGGTGGGCATGGGCCGGTCGGCCCCGATCCGCAGCAAGCGCAGCGGCGGCGATCGGTCGCGTCGTCGCTGGTCAGGAGCTGGACCTGATGCTCGGGATCCGCAGCCGTTCGGTCTGATGATCGGCAAGGTCGCCAAGAAGCACGGCTGGGAACCGCGGATCTCCGAGGGCACTCTCTTCGGGATGTGGCCGTCGATCGTCGGCGAGGACATCGCGGCGCACGCGGAGCCCACCCGACTGGAGGGCACGGTGCTGCACGTCAGCGCGTCGTCGACCGCGTGGGCCACGCAACTGCGCTATCTGCAGGGACAGATGCTGGCGAAGATCGCGAAGGTGATCGGGCACGGCATGGTCACCAGCCTGCGGATCACCGGCCCCAAGGCTCCGAGCTGGCGGCACGGCAAGTACCACGTCTCCGGGCGCGGTCCGCGCGACACGTACGGGTAGTCCCGGCGGGGCCGCCCGATTTCGACGCGAGAGCGCTGAAACGGCCGTGGACCACGATCCACCCCGTCGAGATCGAAAATAGTCGGTCTGCGGCGCGTTCAGAGGCGTGGCAAGCATGCCTGAGTTCAACTCACCCAGTACACTGGCGGGTAACTGTCCCCGATCAGAATGGGAGCTGACCCTCCGTGGCAGACACCAGCGGTAACGCACCTAAGAAGTCCAAGAAGGAGTCATCGGGCGGATACGGTGCCGATTCCATCAGCATCCTCGAGGGTCTGGAAGCCGTCCGCAAGCGTCCCGGCATGTACATCGGTTCCACCGGTGAGCGCGGTCTGCACCATCTGATCTGGGAGGTCGTGGACAACTCCGTCGACGAGGCGATGGCGGGCTACGCCACCCGCGTGGACGTGACGCTCCTGGCCGACGGCGGCATCGAAGTGGTCGACGACGGTCGAGGCATGCCGGTCGGCATGCATGCCACCGGTGTCCCCGCCGTCGAGGTCATCATGACCCAGCTGCACGCCGGCGGTAAGTTCGACTCCGACTCCTACGCCGTCTCGGGCGGTCTGCACGGCGTCGGCATCTCCGTGGTCAATGCGCTGTCGACCAAGGTGGAGCTGGACATCCGTCGCAACGGCTCCAACTGGTCGCAGACCTACCTGCGTGCTGAACCGGAGAAGCTGATCGAGGGCGATCCCACCGATGCGACCGGCACCACCGTCCGCTTCTGGGCCGATCCCGACATCTTCGAGACCACCGAGTACAACATCGAGACGATCGCGCGTCGTCTGCAGGAGATGGCCTTCCTGAACAAGGGCCTCACCATCACGCTGACCGACGAGCGCATTCACGAGGCGGTCCTCGAAGCGGAGGCAGAGGAGACCGAGGACGGCGACGCCAGCATCAAGACCGAGAAGGAGAAGGCGGACGCGATCGCCAAGGTCAAGACGCGCGTCTACCACTACCCGGACGGCCTCGTCGACTACATCAAGCACCTCAACAGCCGCACCACCAAGGGGCCGATCCACAAGTCCGTGATCGGCTTCTCGGCCAAGGGCACCGGCCACGAGGTCGAGATCGCCATGCAGTGGAACGAGGGCTTCGCCGAGTCGGTCCACACCTTCGCGAACACGATCAACACGGCTGAGGGCGGCACCCACGAAGAGGGCTTTCGCGCGGCGCTGACCAGCACGGTGAACAAGTACGCCGTCGACAAGAAGCTGATCAAGGACAAGAAGGAAGACCGCCTGTCCGGCGACGACATCCGCGAGGGTCTGGCGGCCGTCATCTCGGTGAAGGTCTCCGACCCGCAGTTCGAGGGTCAGACCAAGACCAAGCTCGGCAACACCGAGGTCAAGAGCTTCGTGCAGAAGTCGTGCAACGAGCAGCTCGGCTACTGGCTGGAGGCCAACCCGGCCGAGGCCAAGACCATCATCAAGAAGGCCACCGAGTCGCAGCGCGCCCGCATGGCGGCCCGCAACGCCCGCGACCTGGTCCGCCGCAAGACGGCCACCGACATCGGCGGCCTCCCCGGCAAGCTCGCCGACTGCCGCAGCAACGACCCCACCAAGTGCGAGGTCTACATCGTGGAGGGCGACTCGGCAGGCGGCTCCGCCAAGTCCGGTCGCGACTCGATGTACCAGGCCATCCTTCCGATTCGCGGCAAGATCATCAACGTCGAGAAGGCCCGCATCGACCGCGTCCTCAAGAACACCGAGGTCCAGTCGATCATCACCGCTTTCGGCACCGGCATCCACGACGAGTTCGACATCTCGAAGCTGCGGTACCACAAGATCGTGCTGATGGCCGACGCCGACGTCGACGGTCAGCACATCGCGACGCTGCTGCTGACGCTGCTGTTCCGGTTCATGCGGCCGCTCATCGAGCAGGGGCACGTGTACCTGGCCATGCCGCCGCTGTACAAGCTGAAATGGCAGAAGGGCGCCGCTCCGGAGTTCGCGTACAGCGACCGCGAGCGCGACGTGATGCTGGAGGCCGGCAAGGCCGCGGGCAAGAAGATCAACATGGAAGACGGCATCCAGCGCTACAAGGGTCTGGGCGAGATGAACGCCAGCGAGCTGTGGGAGACCACGATGGATCCGTCGGTCCGCATCCTGAAGCAGGTCACCCTCGACGACGCCGCCGCAGCCGACGAGCTGTTCTCGATCCTGATGGGCGAGGACGTCGCCGCACGCCGCACGTTCATCGCACGCAACGCCAAGGATGTCCGCTTCCTGGACGTCTGACCGACGTCCCGACTCAGCAACCCGAGGGTCTCGCGTCGAGAACCGACCGCCGAGCCCACACCGATGCCACCACGCGGCGTCCGCCGCAGGAAAGTGATTCATGAGCGACGAAACCGATCTGCCGGAGAACAACGGCGACGACGAGCACGGACACGACCGCGTCCAGCCCGTCGACCTCGGGCAGGAGATGCAGAACAGCTACATCGACTACGCGATGAGCGTCATCGTCGGTCGTGCCCTGCCGGAGGTCCGCGACGGCCTCAAGCCGGTGCACCGTCGACTGCTGTACGCATCGTTCGACGCGGGCTTCCGCCCCGAGCGCGGCTACGTGAAGTCGGCGCGCCCGGTCTCGGAGACCATGGGTAACTACCACCCGCACGGCGACAGCTCCATCTACGACGCGCTGGTCCGTCTGGCGCAGCCGTGGTCGATGCGATACCCGCTGATCGACGGTCAGGGCAACTTCGGTTCCCGCGGCAACGACGGCGCGGCCGCCATGCGTTACACGGAGGCCCGCCTCACGCCGCTCGCCATGGAGATGCTCCGCGACATCACCGAGGAGACCGTCGACTTCGTCCCCAACTACGACGGCAAGACCCAGGAGCCGACGGTGCTACCGTCGCGCATCCCGAACCTGCTGATCAACGGTTCGGGCGGTATCGCGGTCGGCATGGCGACCAACATTCCGCCGCACAACCTGGGCGAGGTCGCCGAGGCCGTCTTCTGGGCGCTCGAGAACCCGGAGGCCGACGAGGAGACCACCCTCGCCGCGTGCATGGAGCGCGTCAAGGGACCGGACTTCCCGACCGCGGGCAAGATCGTCGGCTCGCAGGGCATTCGCGACGCCTACATGACCGGCCGCGGCAGCATCCGCATGCGCAGTGTCGTGACGATCGAAGAGGTCAAGAACACCACGCAGCTGATCGTCACCGAGTTGCCGTACCAGGTGAACCCGGACAACCTGATCCACTCGATCGCCGACCAGGTCAACGACGGCAAGCTCAAGGGCATCAGCAAGATCGAGGACCAGTCGTCCGACCGTGCCGGCATGCGGATCGTCATCACGCTGCGGCGCGACGGCGTCGCCCGCGTCGTGCTGAACAACCTGTACAAGCACAGCCAGCTGCAGACCAACTTCGGCGCCAATATGCTGTCGATCGTCGACGGCGTGCCGCGCACCCTGCGCCTGGATCAGATGATCCGTCACTACGTGACGCACCAGATCGAGGTCATCGTCCGACGCACCCGGTACCGGCTGCGGAAGGCCGAGGAGCGCGCCCACATCCTGCGTGGCCTGGTCAAGGCGCTCGACGCCCTCGACGAGGTCATCGCCCTGATCCGCGCGTCGGCCAACACCGACGCCGCCCGCACCGGGTTGATGGATCTGCTCGACATCGACGAGATCCAGGCCGACGCGATCCTCGCGATGCAGCTGCGTCGCCTGTCGGCCCTCGAGCGGCAGAAGATCATCGACGAGTTGGCCGAGATCGAGCGCGAGATCGCCGACCTGAAGGACATCCTGGCCCGCCCGGAGCGGCAGCGCGCCATCGTCCGCGACGAGCTCAAGGAGGTCGTCGACAAGTACGGCGACGAACGTCGCACCGAGATCATTCCCGCCGAGGGCGATGTGACCGACGAGGATCTGATCGCCCGCGAGGACGTGGTCGTCACGATCACCGAGACCGGCTATGCCAAGCGCACCAAGACCGACCTGTACCGCAGTCAGAAGCGCGGCGGCAAGGGCGTGCAGGGCGCAGGCCTGAAGCAGGACGACATCGTCGCCCACTTCTTCGTCTCCAGCACCCACGACTGGCTGCTGTTCTTCACCACGAAGGGCCGCGTCTACCGCGCCAAGGCGTACGAGCTGCCCGAGGCCAACCGCACCGCGCGCGGCCAGCACGTGGCGAACCTCCTGGCCTTCCAGCCGGAGGAGCGCATCGCGCAGGTCATCCGGATCTCCGGCTACGACGACGCCGACTACCTGGTCCTCGCCACCCGCAACGGTCTGGTCAAGAAGTCGCGTCTGGACGCCTTCGACTCCAACCGCTCCGGCGGCATCGCGGCCATCAACCTGCGCGGCGACGACGAACTGGTCGGCGCCCGCCTGTGCAGCGCCGAGGACGACCTGCTGCTGGTCTCGAAGAAGGGTCAGTCGATCCGCTTCACCGCCAGCGATGAGACCCTGCGTCCGATGGGTCGCCAGACCTCCGGTGTCCAGGGCATGCGGTTCAACAACGACGACGAGCTGCTCAGCCTCACCGTGGTCCGACCGGACACGTTCCTGCTGGTCGCGACGTCGGGCGGATACGCGAAGCGCACCGACATCGAGGAGTACACGGCTCAGGGTCGCGGCGGCAAGGGCGTGCTGACCATTCAGCACGACCCGAAGCGCGGCGATCTGGTCGGCGCCCTGGTGGTCGACATCGACAGCGAGATCTACGCCATCACCTCCAACGGCGGCGTGATCCGGACCAAGGCCAAGCAGGTCCGCAAGGCCGGCCGCCAGACCAAGGGCGTCCGCTTGATGAACCTGTCCGACGGTGACACCCTGATTGCCATCGCCCGCAACGCCGACGAGCAAGACGACGAGGGCGCGGCAGATCAGGATTAGCCTGACGAGCGTTTAGGGTGGGGTAGACCCGTTCAGTGAGGAATCGCCTGTGAGCACACCGAATCAGCCGAACGACAAGGATGTCGAACGTGGGGCTGTGACCCCGCCGTGGAAGCGTGGGGAGCAATCCGCTGCCACCGGGCTGACCGCCGGCGAGATGGCCAAGGCCGCTGGCGTGGCCGGAGACGACCACGCCGGCGGGCCGCCGCCGCGTGGAGTGGTCTCGGGCAGTGCCTCGCGACCGGAGTCGAAGCCCGCGTCCGGGCAGGTCGGACCGTCCGGTTCGACGCCGCCGACCCCGGCTCCGTCATCTGCCCCGTCAACGCCTGCGCCGGGTCCGCAGGCGTCGTCGCCCCACCAGTCGGGTGCACAGCCGTCGGGTGCGCAGCCGTCGGGCCCCAAGTCCGGACCGATCCCGGCGCAGACGCCGCCGAAGCCGACTCAGCCCGCTCCCGCGGCCAAGCCCGCTCCGCAGCCGGTGAAGGCGTCGGGGGTCCCGCAGGTCACGCCGACGGCCGCAGCGCCCGCCAAGCCGATTCCGGCTCCCGCACCCGCGAAGACGTTCGTCGAGTCCGAGACGCGGAACATTCCGCGTGAACGTTTGGTGGGCAAGGACGAGCTGCCCGACCTCGACTCCATCCACCACACCGAGCAGGCCAAGGAGCAGGCGCTGGCCCGTGCCGCCAGCAAGACGATCCCCGCACGGGCGTCGTCGAGCGCCCCGCTGCGCGCGGCCGTCCAGATCCGCCGCGTGGATCCGTGGTCGATCTTCAAGGTGGCCGGTGTCCTGTGCATCGCCGGATTCTTCATCTGGATGATCGCCGTCGCGATCCTGTACGGCGTCCTCGGCGGCATGGGCATCTGGGATCAGATCAACAGCTCGTTCGGCACCATCGTGAACGGTGACGGCAGCACCAGCGGTCAGGATCTGATCAGCGGTGGCCAAGTGTTCATGTTCAGTGCACTCTTCGGAATCGCGAGTGCTGTTCTGATCACCGCTCTCGCCACGATCTCCGCGTACATCTACAACGTGTGCGCCGATTTCGTCGGCGGCGTCGAAGTGACCCTCGCTGATCTGGATTAGCCTCGCGACCAGCCGTTTTGGAGAAGCTGGAGCGATCCGGTAATCTTTCATCTCGGTCAAG is part of the Gordonia phthalatica genome and harbors:
- the dnaN gene encoding DNA polymerase III subunit beta codes for the protein MKFRVVRDEFADAVAWVARSLPSRPPVPVLGCVVLTADDLGLKVAGFDYEVSATQSISAEVAESGKALVSGRLLADITKSLPHKPVDVTIDGARVAISCGSAKFSLPTMPVEDYPELPEIPENTGSVPADLFSQAVSQVAIAAGKDDTLPMLTGVRVEIEGDKVVLAATDRFRLAVRELQWLPAEAGASGAALVPAKTLSEAAKSAGADSTGNVDLAFGSGHAIGSEGMLGITNNAKKTTTRLLDAEFPKFRQLFPPNHTSIATIESAPLIESIKRVSLVAERGAQVRMDFTSDSVLLTAGGDEAGKAEEELPVNFYGEPIIIAFNPHYLLDGLAAIGADTVEFGFTNPEPDGSGVRRAAIRPAVLRPSSGEEPSADESGAYSATQSEFSYLLMPVRLPG
- the recF gene encoding DNA replication/repair protein RecF (All proteins in this family for which functions are known are DNA-binding proteins that assist the filamentation of RecA onto DNA for the initiation of recombination or recombinational repair.), with amino-acid sequence MFVRELRLHDFRSWPNAEFTLEPGTTIFVGRNGFGKTNLLESMFYLATLRSHRVSADAPLVRSGADAARVTATVENDGRELTVDLTIASHGANKAAINTRPVRRTREVLGILRAVLFAPEDLALVRGEPGERRRFIDELVAQLRPLAAGAKADYDRVLRQRSALLKTAGAALRRGQGDSVMSTLDVWDDQLADLGAQVTAARLAVIDQLAPYVSEAYAAIAPHSRPAHISYRSAAGEEVDACTGGDDRIDAIRDVLSRRLVEVRDKEIDRGMCLVGPHRDDLYLGLGDEPAKGFASHGESWSFALSLRLGSVELLRADGVEPVIMLDDVFAELDVTRRRLLAEFTASADQLLITAAVAEDIPESIVGRRISVGVSEDDGTRRSLVVDDERIGGCDHTDGSEHTDEGELTATEGDGDD
- a CDS encoding DUF721 family protein, encoding MTDPDATSPQGLSGYDLARQALEEARAAARAQGKSVGMGRSAPIRSKRSGGDRSRRRWSGAGPDARDPQPFGLMIGKVAKKHGWEPRISEGTLFGMWPSIVGEDIAAHAEPTRLEGTVLHVSASSTAWATQLRYLQGQMLAKIAKVIGHGMVTSLRITGPKAPSWRHGKYHVSGRGPRDTYG
- the gyrB gene encoding DNA topoisomerase (ATP-hydrolyzing) subunit B; this encodes MADTSGNAPKKSKKESSGGYGADSISILEGLEAVRKRPGMYIGSTGERGLHHLIWEVVDNSVDEAMAGYATRVDVTLLADGGIEVVDDGRGMPVGMHATGVPAVEVIMTQLHAGGKFDSDSYAVSGGLHGVGISVVNALSTKVELDIRRNGSNWSQTYLRAEPEKLIEGDPTDATGTTVRFWADPDIFETTEYNIETIARRLQEMAFLNKGLTITLTDERIHEAVLEAEAEETEDGDASIKTEKEKADAIAKVKTRVYHYPDGLVDYIKHLNSRTTKGPIHKSVIGFSAKGTGHEVEIAMQWNEGFAESVHTFANTINTAEGGTHEEGFRAALTSTVNKYAVDKKLIKDKKEDRLSGDDIREGLAAVISVKVSDPQFEGQTKTKLGNTEVKSFVQKSCNEQLGYWLEANPAEAKTIIKKATESQRARMAARNARDLVRRKTATDIGGLPGKLADCRSNDPTKCEVYIVEGDSAGGSAKSGRDSMYQAILPIRGKIINVEKARIDRVLKNTEVQSIITAFGTGIHDEFDISKLRYHKIVLMADADVDGQHIATLLLTLLFRFMRPLIEQGHVYLAMPPLYKLKWQKGAAPEFAYSDRERDVMLEAGKAAGKKINMEDGIQRYKGLGEMNASELWETTMDPSVRILKQVTLDDAAAADELFSILMGEDVAARRTFIARNAKDVRFLDV
- the gyrA gene encoding DNA gyrase subunit A gives rise to the protein MSDETDLPENNGDDEHGHDRVQPVDLGQEMQNSYIDYAMSVIVGRALPEVRDGLKPVHRRLLYASFDAGFRPERGYVKSARPVSETMGNYHPHGDSSIYDALVRLAQPWSMRYPLIDGQGNFGSRGNDGAAAMRYTEARLTPLAMEMLRDITEETVDFVPNYDGKTQEPTVLPSRIPNLLINGSGGIAVGMATNIPPHNLGEVAEAVFWALENPEADEETTLAACMERVKGPDFPTAGKIVGSQGIRDAYMTGRGSIRMRSVVTIEEVKNTTQLIVTELPYQVNPDNLIHSIADQVNDGKLKGISKIEDQSSDRAGMRIVITLRRDGVARVVLNNLYKHSQLQTNFGANMLSIVDGVPRTLRLDQMIRHYVTHQIEVIVRRTRYRLRKAEERAHILRGLVKALDALDEVIALIRASANTDAARTGLMDLLDIDEIQADAILAMQLRRLSALERQKIIDELAEIEREIADLKDILARPERQRAIVRDELKEVVDKYGDERRTEIIPAEGDVTDEDLIAREDVVVTITETGYAKRTKTDLYRSQKRGGKGVQGAGLKQDDIVAHFFVSSTHDWLLFFTTKGRVYRAKAYELPEANRTARGQHVANLLAFQPEERIAQVIRISGYDDADYLVLATRNGLVKKSRLDAFDSNRSGGIAAINLRGDDELVGARLCSAEDDLLLVSKKGQSIRFTASDETLRPMGRQTSGVQGMRFNNDDELLSLTVVRPDTFLLVATSGGYAKRTDIEEYTAQGRGGKGVLTIQHDPKRGDLVGALVVDIDSEIYAITSNGGVIRTKAKQVRKAGRQTKGVRLMNLSDGDTLIAIARNADEQDDEGAADQD
- a CDS encoding DUF3566 domain-containing protein; protein product: MSTPNQPNDKDVERGAVTPPWKRGEQSAATGLTAGEMAKAAGVAGDDHAGGPPPRGVVSGSASRPESKPASGQVGPSGSTPPTPAPSSAPSTPAPGPQASSPHQSGAQPSGAQPSGPKSGPIPAQTPPKPTQPAPAAKPAPQPVKASGVPQVTPTAAAPAKPIPAPAPAKTFVESETRNIPRERLVGKDELPDLDSIHHTEQAKEQALARAASKTIPARASSSAPLRAAVQIRRVDPWSIFKVAGVLCIAGFFIWMIAVAILYGVLGGMGIWDQINSSFGTIVNGDGSTSGQDLISGGQVFMFSALFGIASAVLITALATISAYIYNVCADFVGGVEVTLADLD